Proteins encoded in a region of the Streptomyces violaceoruber genome:
- a CDS encoding ATP-binding SpoIIE family protein phosphatase — protein sequence MNFTRWSARLPGTQRRAAARTDTALSPDRRADGSVPAARAEQPADEAPLAADVPSVDELPVRDVLGRVPALVALLHGPEHRLAYVNDAYVAAFGIRDLGARAREALPELDEPGLFPLLDQVQRSGRPRTLKSRKAPDGRSYTFTCTPVTEGHNGDGRGVLVFATDVTDHAEAAGRLRASERSQRETAVTLQRSLLPQELEEPDDLRVAATYHPGGTEAAVGGDWYDVITLGGGRTALVIGDVMGRGVRAAAVMGQLRTAVRAYARLDLPPHEVLQLLDGLAAEIDANQIATCVYAIHDPNEGRLVYASAGHLPILVRDEDGTVQRADEPTGPPLGTGGWIHASGSIALPPGSTAVLYTDGLVERRDEDLDEGIAALERALSGATGTPQVVCDRLVRSAGVTPDHDDDVAVLVLQHPARKGAEAELFRNAALELLGGVEAAPRARAFASGVLTSWRFPAELHDLGVLATSELVANSLQHGTPPMRLRLRRTDRRLIIEVTDGDDHLPRRRRAEPGDESGRGIAIVATIASNWGSRRTPGGGKAVWCEFVLQKP from the coding sequence GTGAACTTCACGCGCTGGAGCGCCCGACTCCCCGGAACACAGCGCCGCGCCGCCGCGCGGACCGACACGGCCCTCTCCCCGGACCGGCGGGCGGACGGCTCCGTACCCGCCGCCCGCGCCGAACAGCCGGCCGACGAGGCCCCGCTCGCCGCCGACGTCCCCAGCGTCGACGAACTGCCCGTCCGCGACGTCCTCGGCCGCGTCCCGGCCCTCGTCGCCCTCCTGCACGGCCCCGAACACCGCCTCGCCTACGTCAACGACGCCTACGTCGCCGCCTTCGGCATCCGCGACCTCGGCGCCCGCGCCCGCGAGGCCCTCCCCGAGTTGGACGAGCCGGGCCTCTTCCCGCTCCTGGACCAGGTCCAGCGCAGCGGCAGACCCCGCACCCTCAAGTCCCGCAAGGCCCCCGACGGCCGCTCCTACACGTTCACCTGCACCCCGGTCACCGAGGGCCACAACGGCGACGGCCGCGGCGTCCTCGTCTTCGCCACCGACGTCACCGACCACGCCGAGGCCGCGGGCCGCCTGCGCGCGAGCGAACGCAGCCAGCGCGAGACCGCCGTCACCCTCCAGCGCTCCCTCCTGCCGCAGGAGCTGGAGGAGCCCGACGACCTGCGCGTCGCCGCCACCTACCACCCCGGCGGCACCGAGGCCGCGGTCGGCGGCGACTGGTACGACGTGATCACCCTCGGCGGCGGCCGCACCGCCCTCGTCATCGGCGACGTCATGGGCCGAGGCGTCCGCGCGGCGGCCGTCATGGGCCAGCTCCGCACGGCGGTCCGGGCCTACGCCCGCCTCGACCTGCCCCCGCACGAGGTGCTCCAGCTCCTCGACGGCCTCGCCGCCGAGATCGACGCCAACCAGATCGCCACCTGCGTCTACGCCATCCACGACCCGAACGAGGGCCGGCTGGTCTACGCGTCCGCCGGCCACCTCCCCATCCTGGTCCGTGACGAGGACGGCACCGTCCAGCGCGCCGACGAACCCACCGGCCCGCCGCTCGGCACCGGTGGCTGGATCCACGCGTCCGGCTCGATCGCCCTGCCCCCTGGCTCCACGGCCGTCCTCTACACCGACGGCCTGGTCGAACGCCGCGACGAGGACCTCGACGAGGGCATCGCCGCCCTGGAGCGCGCCCTGTCCGGCGCCACCGGCACGCCCCAGGTGGTCTGCGACCGGCTGGTCCGCTCGGCGGGCGTCACCCCGGACCACGACGACGACGTCGCCGTCCTGGTCCTCCAGCACCCCGCCCGCAAGGGCGCCGAGGCCGAGCTGTTCCGCAACGCCGCCCTGGAGCTGCTCGGCGGCGTGGAAGCGGCCCCACGCGCGCGTGCCTTCGCCTCCGGCGTCCTCACCAGCTGGCGCTTCCCCGCCGAGCTGCACGACCTCGGCGTCCTGGCCACCAGCGAACTGGTCGCCAACTCCCTCCAGCACGGCACCCCGCCGATGCGGCTGCGGCTGCGCCGTACCGACCGCCGCCTCATCATCGAGGTGACCGACGGCGACGACCACCTGCCCCGCCGCCGCCGCGCGGAGCCGGGGGACGAGTCCGGCCGGGGCATCGCCATCGTCGCGACGATCGCCTCCAACTGGGGGTCCCGGCGCACCCCGGGCGGCGGCAAGGCCGTCTGGTGCGAGTTCGTCCTGCAGAAGCCCTGA
- a CDS encoding MarR family winged helix-turn-helix transcriptional regulator: MGDTSGAGEPTLEEQIAAYQREFQDLDPQVEKIVSALSRLNRRMNVAYGRQTAELGISNTDWEVLKALVLSGAPYRLGPGDLAKRLGLTPAAMTHRIDRMVTEGLVTRERDETNRVRVIVAVTAEGREKWLAAMRLATVFEEDLLQDLSADDRTALGDVLTRLLRRVEHAQPDAGGRLSDLD; the protein is encoded by the coding sequence ATGGGCGACACCTCCGGCGCCGGCGAGCCGACACTCGAAGAGCAGATCGCCGCCTACCAGCGCGAGTTCCAGGACCTCGACCCCCAGGTCGAGAAGATCGTCTCGGCGCTCTCCCGCCTCAACCGCCGTATGAACGTCGCGTACGGCCGCCAGACCGCCGAGCTGGGCATCAGCAACACGGACTGGGAGGTGCTGAAGGCCCTCGTGCTCTCCGGCGCTCCGTACCGGCTAGGCCCCGGCGACCTCGCCAAGCGCCTCGGCCTCACGCCCGCCGCGATGACGCACCGGATCGACCGCATGGTGACGGAGGGCCTGGTCACCCGGGAGCGCGACGAGACCAACCGGGTGCGCGTGATCGTCGCGGTCACGGCGGAGGGGCGCGAGAAGTGGCTGGCGGCCATGCGCCTGGCCACCGTCTTCGAGGAGGACCTGCTCCAGGACCTCTCCGCCGACGACCGCACCGCGCTCGGTGATGTGCTGACCCGCCTCCTGCGCAGGGTGGAGCACGCACAGCCGGACGCCGGTGGCCGGCTCAGCGACCTCGATTAA
- a CDS encoding TetR/AcrR family transcriptional regulator, whose amino-acid sequence MHVQDSHWSSASAVAPGGAMSTAAGGAHGDAGRSAPLRVDAQRNLEHVLRAAREVFGELGYGAPMEDVARRARVGVGTVYRRFPSKDVLVRRIAEEETARLTDQARTALGQEDEPWSALSRFLRTSVASGAGRLLPPQVLRVGVSDDAGTDGGVGGPGAAAAGDPRVPQQRIQPGTGELRLVSEESAAARASAAVGVSAADAAGPVATSAAGPAAGPVAGSVAGSVVGDDGAAALLEVVGRLVERARTAGELRPDVSVSDVLLVIATAAPSLPDPAQQAAASARLLDILLEGLRSRPV is encoded by the coding sequence ATGCATGTTCAGGATTCTCATTGGTCGTCCGCGTCGGCCGTCGCGCCCGGCGGTGCGATGAGTACGGCGGCGGGCGGCGCACACGGGGACGCGGGACGGAGCGCGCCCTTGCGCGTGGACGCCCAGCGCAATCTGGAGCACGTGCTGCGCGCTGCGCGGGAGGTGTTCGGCGAGCTGGGGTACGGCGCGCCGATGGAGGACGTGGCGCGGCGCGCGCGGGTCGGTGTCGGCACGGTGTACCGGCGCTTTCCGAGCAAGGACGTGCTGGTGCGCCGGATAGCCGAGGAGGAGACGGCACGGCTGACCGACCAGGCCCGCACGGCGCTCGGGCAGGAGGACGAGCCGTGGTCGGCGCTGTCCCGCTTCCTGCGGACGTCGGTTGCCTCGGGCGCCGGCCGGCTGCTGCCGCCGCAGGTGCTGCGGGTCGGGGTGTCGGACGACGCCGGGACCGACGGCGGCGTGGGCGGTCCCGGTGCAGCGGCCGCCGGTGATCCGCGGGTGCCGCAGCAGCGGATACAGCCGGGCACCGGCGAGCTGCGGCTGGTGTCCGAGGAGTCCGCCGCGGCCAGGGCGTCGGCCGCCGTCGGAGTTTCCGCCGCGGACGCCGCGGGCCCTGTCGCAACCTCTGCCGCAGGACCTGCCGCAGGACCTGTGGCGGGTTCTGTCGCGGGTTCCGTGGTCGGGGACGACGGTGCCGCGGCGCTGCTGGAGGTCGTGGGCCGGCTCGTGGAGCGGGCGCGCACGGCCGGTGAGCTGCGGCCCGACGTGTCGGTGTCGGACGTGCTGCTGGTCATAGCCACGGCGGCGCCCTCGCTGCCGGACCCGGCCCAGCAGGCGGCGGCCTCGGCCCGGCTGCTGGACATCCTGCTGGAGGGGCTGCGGTCGCGGCCGGTGTGA
- a CDS encoding NAD(P)/FAD-dependent oxidoreductase: protein MVKERARILVVGGGYVGMYTALRLQRNLKGELRRGEAEITVVTPDAYMTYQPFLPEAAAGSISPRHVVVPLRRVLGQCDVVVGEARSIDHTTRTATVTTLATDEARTGARRLTYDELVLAPGSVSRTLPVPGLADHGVGFKTVEEAIGLRNHVLEQMDIASSTRDPAIRDAALTFVFVGGGYAGVEALGELEDMARYAARYYHNVTPEDMKWILVEASGRILPEVGEELGRYTVTELRRRNIDVRLDTRLESCADRVAVLSDGSRFPTRTVVWTAGVKPHPLLAATDLPLDDRGRLACTAHLSVDGAPHAWAAGDAAAVPDVTAAEPGRNCAPNAQHAVRQARVLGDNVTHALRGEPLDTYAHRYAGSVASLGFHKGVAHVYGRKLKGYPAWFMHRAYHLSRVPTVNRKARVLAEWVIAGLFKREIVSLGSLEHPRAEFELAAGGKPSQEPPHNPKGSS, encoded by the coding sequence ATGGTGAAGGAACGTGCGCGCATTCTCGTTGTCGGCGGTGGCTACGTCGGGATGTACACGGCCCTGCGGCTGCAACGGAATCTCAAGGGCGAACTGCGGCGGGGCGAGGCCGAGATCACGGTCGTCACGCCCGACGCCTACATGACCTATCAGCCGTTCCTCCCCGAGGCGGCGGCCGGTTCCATCTCCCCCCGGCACGTCGTCGTGCCCCTGCGCCGCGTCCTCGGCCAGTGCGACGTCGTCGTCGGCGAGGCCCGGTCCATCGACCACACGACCCGCACCGCCACCGTCACCACCCTCGCCACCGACGAGGCGAGGACGGGCGCCCGCCGGCTGACCTACGACGAACTCGTCCTCGCCCCCGGCTCCGTCTCGCGCACCCTGCCCGTCCCCGGACTCGCCGACCACGGCGTCGGCTTCAAGACCGTCGAGGAGGCCATCGGCCTGCGCAACCACGTCCTCGAACAGATGGACATCGCCTCCTCCACCCGCGACCCCGCCATCCGCGACGCCGCCCTCACCTTCGTCTTCGTCGGCGGCGGCTACGCGGGCGTGGAGGCCCTGGGCGAGCTGGAGGACATGGCCCGCTACGCCGCGCGGTACTACCACAACGTCACCCCCGAGGACATGAAGTGGATCCTCGTCGAGGCGTCGGGCCGCATCCTGCCCGAGGTCGGCGAGGAACTGGGCCGCTACACGGTCACCGAACTGCGCCGCCGCAACATCGACGTACGCCTGGACACCCGCCTCGAGTCCTGCGCCGACCGCGTCGCCGTCCTCAGCGACGGCTCCCGCTTCCCCACCCGTACGGTCGTCTGGACGGCCGGCGTCAAACCGCACCCCCTCCTCGCCGCCACCGACCTGCCCCTCGACGACCGCGGCCGGCTCGCCTGCACCGCCCACCTGTCGGTCGACGGCGCCCCGCACGCCTGGGCGGCCGGTGACGCCGCCGCCGTCCCCGACGTCACCGCGGCGGAACCCGGCCGAAACTGCGCCCCCAACGCCCAGCACGCCGTCCGCCAGGCCAGGGTCCTCGGCGACAACGTCACCCACGCCCTGCGCGGCGAGCCCCTGGACACGTACGCGCACCGGTACGCGGGCTCCGTCGCCTCCCTCGGCTTCCACAAGGGCGTCGCACACGTCTACGGGCGCAAGCTCAAGGGCTACCCCGCGTGGTTCATGCACCGCGCCTACCACCTCAGCCGCGTCCCCACCGTCAACCGGAAGGCACGCGTACTGGCCGAATGGGTGATCGCCGGGCTCTTCAAACGGGAGATCGTCTCCCTGGGCTCACTCGAACATCCGCGGGCGGAGTTCGAACTCGCGGCCGGTGGAAAGCCTTCTCAGGAGCCCCCGCACAACCCGAAGGGGTCGTCCTGA
- a CDS encoding MDR family MFS transporter, translating into MGAAMRRIHVGNALSAFGLGFTVPYLYVYVAQVRGLGSVTAGLVLAVFAVAALIVLPFAGRAIVRRGPLPVLLVALVTAALGALSLGLSASAGTVLLSAAALGAGQAVMQPALATMIVDCSTTETRSRAFAMQFFLQNLGLGVGGLIGGHLVDTTSPSSFTLLFAIEAAMFLVLVAVMATVRTPRAPRIEGAPGQAGGGSWKQLLGNRAMVQLCVLGFVLFFACYGQFESGLSAYGVEAAGISTSALGTALAANTLVIVIAQFAVLKFVERRKRSRVIASVGLIWAVAWAVAGYAGLGHGSQTMATAAFISTYALFGLGEAMLSPTLAPLVADLAPTGLAGQYNSAFALVKQLALAIGPAVGGPLGASLHAPYIVAFLLFSLGITVLAVRLGRQLTDVQNQPSLARSRVVTQGGAPADAVVSAEA; encoded by the coding sequence ATGGGCGCGGCGATGCGCCGGATCCACGTGGGCAACGCACTCAGCGCGTTCGGACTCGGCTTCACGGTCCCCTACCTGTACGTCTATGTGGCGCAGGTACGGGGACTGGGTTCTGTCACGGCGGGCCTCGTGCTCGCCGTCTTCGCCGTGGCCGCGCTGATCGTGCTGCCGTTCGCCGGGCGGGCCATCGTCCGGCGTGGTCCGCTGCCGGTGCTGCTGGTCGCCCTGGTCACCGCCGCGCTCGGCGCGCTGAGCCTCGGGCTGTCGGCCTCGGCCGGCACCGTGCTGCTGTCCGCCGCCGCGCTGGGGGCCGGGCAGGCCGTGATGCAGCCCGCGCTCGCGACGATGATCGTGGACTGCTCGACGACGGAGACCCGGTCGCGTGCGTTCGCGATGCAGTTCTTCCTGCAGAACCTGGGGCTCGGCGTCGGCGGGCTCATCGGCGGTCACCTGGTCGACACCACGAGCCCGTCGTCCTTCACGCTGCTGTTCGCCATCGAGGCGGCGATGTTCCTGGTGCTGGTGGCCGTCATGGCGACGGTGCGGACGCCGCGTGCGCCGCGGATCGAGGGGGCGCCGGGACAGGCCGGCGGCGGGAGCTGGAAGCAGCTTCTCGGCAATCGGGCCATGGTGCAGCTGTGCGTCCTGGGCTTCGTGCTGTTCTTCGCCTGCTACGGGCAGTTCGAGTCGGGGCTGAGCGCGTACGGCGTCGAGGCGGCCGGGATCTCCACGTCCGCGCTGGGTACCGCGCTGGCGGCGAACACGCTGGTGATCGTGATCGCGCAGTTCGCGGTGCTGAAGTTCGTGGAGCGGCGCAAGCGGTCCCGGGTCATCGCGTCCGTGGGGCTGATCTGGGCCGTGGCGTGGGCCGTGGCCGGGTACGCCGGGCTGGGACACGGCAGCCAGACGATGGCCACGGCCGCCTTCATCTCGACGTACGCGCTGTTCGGGCTGGGTGAGGCGATGCTGTCGCCGACGCTGGCGCCGCTGGTGGCGGACCTGGCGCCGACCGGTCTCGCCGGGCAGTACAACTCCGCCTTCGCCCTGGTGAAGCAGCTCGCGTTGGCGATCGGTCCGGCGGTCGGCGGGCCGCTCGGGGCCTCGCTGCACGCGCCGTACATCGTGGCGTTCCTGCTGTTCTCGCTGGGCATCACGGTGCTGGCGGTGCGGCTGGGGCGGCAGCTCACCGATGTCCAGAATCAGCCGTCGCTGGCCAGGAGCCGGGTGGTCACGCAGGGCGGGGCGCCGGCCGACGCCGTGGTGTCCGCGGAGGCGTGA
- a CDS encoding sigma-70 family RNA polymerase sigma factor, producing MSVDGRDGSLGDGESGPGDVGTGAGLGGRTGDGDARAGGSPQVPGQGGPPRAGREAAPVEDGGRGLARDGGREGPAEDERPAGTGVPAQRELHEDSVLPPPRDLYDDGILPPPRELPASDAELIGRMRSGDDTAYEELYRRHADAVRRYARTCCRDAHTADDLTAEVFARMLQAVRGGSGPEHAVRAYLLTAVRRVAAGWTRSAGREQLVEDFAVFAAQAAHTAKVPDDDTLELGADVRAMHEAEQSMAMRAFRSLPERWQAVLWHTEVEDESPSEVAMLFGLDANGTRVLASRAREGLKQAYLQAHVSDALATDEECARYADQLGTYARGRLRVRAERGLRKHLEECARCRLAATQIEEVASGIPAVVPVAVIGWFGVAGYAKAAGLIAGGAGAAGAAGAAAAASGGASGGAGAGAGAAASEGLGAPVKAGIAAGVVAVAAAAALALALIGDDAPGKEPPKAAPPASSPVAQPAPDTPTPSPRPPRPPEPVAAPKPTPTPIPTPTPTPKPTPKPTPTPTPTPPPKPKPTPTPTPPPPPPSPPPVPAVYQWSELAYDVSGDGTGPEMRLAGSSWVWQRSDLSVDDVSYAHGVTVNGRSSVTIDLNRECSSYDALAGVDDLTMKLGKVHFSVYADDVRLWNSGMVKGGDPAVPVHVDITGRETLRLVTEPHSHFDSLALADWAQSRFTCA from the coding sequence ATGAGCGTTGACGGGCGGGACGGTTCACTCGGTGACGGCGAGAGCGGTCCCGGTGACGTCGGGACCGGCGCTGGCCTGGGCGGCCGCACCGGGGACGGTGACGCCCGGGCGGGCGGCTCGCCGCAGGTGCCGGGCCAGGGCGGTCCGCCCCGTGCCGGGCGGGAGGCCGCTCCCGTGGAGGACGGCGGCCGGGGCCTCGCCCGGGACGGCGGCCGCGAGGGTCCCGCCGAGGACGAGCGCCCTGCCGGGACCGGCGTTCCGGCCCAGCGCGAGCTGCACGAGGACAGCGTCCTGCCGCCGCCGCGCGACCTGTACGACGACGGCATCCTGCCGCCGCCGCGCGAGCTTCCCGCGTCCGACGCCGAGCTGATCGGGCGGATGCGCTCGGGCGACGACACGGCCTACGAGGAGCTGTACCGGCGCCACGCGGACGCGGTACGCCGGTATGCGCGCACCTGCTGCCGCGACGCCCACACCGCGGACGACCTCACCGCCGAGGTGTTCGCCCGCATGCTTCAGGCGGTGCGCGGCGGTTCGGGACCCGAGCACGCCGTACGCGCCTACCTGCTCACCGCGGTCCGGCGCGTCGCCGCCGGCTGGACCCGGTCGGCCGGTCGGGAGCAACTCGTCGAGGACTTCGCGGTGTTCGCCGCGCAGGCCGCGCACACCGCGAAGGTGCCGGACGACGACACCCTGGAGCTGGGCGCCGACGTCCGCGCCATGCACGAGGCCGAGCAGTCGATGGCCATGCGGGCGTTCCGGTCGCTGCCGGAGCGGTGGCAGGCCGTGCTGTGGCACACCGAGGTCGAGGACGAGTCGCCGAGCGAGGTGGCCATGCTCTTCGGTCTGGACGCCAACGGCACGCGTGTCCTGGCCAGCCGCGCCCGCGAGGGGCTCAAGCAGGCTTATCTCCAGGCCCACGTCAGCGATGCCCTCGCCACCGACGAGGAGTGCGCCCGCTACGCCGACCAGCTCGGCACGTACGCGCGCGGCAGGCTGCGCGTCCGGGCCGAACGCGGGCTGCGCAAACACCTGGAGGAGTGCGCGAGGTGCCGGCTGGCCGCGACCCAGATCGAGGAGGTCGCGAGCGGCATCCCCGCCGTGGTGCCCGTCGCGGTCATCGGCTGGTTCGGTGTCGCCGGGTACGCGAAGGCGGCGGGGCTCATCGCCGGGGGCGCGGGTGCGGCGGGAGCCGCGGGCGCGGCGGCCGCGGCGAGCGGCGGTGCGTCCGGCGGAGCGGGCGCCGGGGCCGGGGCGGCGGCCTCCGAGGGGCTGGGCGCGCCGGTGAAGGCGGGGATCGCGGCCGGTGTGGTCGCGGTGGCCGCAGCGGCGGCGCTGGCCCTGGCCCTGATCGGCGACGACGCCCCGGGCAAGGAGCCGCCGAAGGCCGCCCCGCCCGCCTCCTCCCCGGTGGCGCAGCCCGCCCCGGACACCCCCACGCCCTCGCCCCGGCCGCCCCGCCCACCCGAACCGGTGGCGGCCCCCAAGCCGACTCCCACCCCCATCCCGACCCCGACCCCGACCCCGAAGCCCACCCCGAAACCGACCCCCACCCCCACCCCGACTCCCCCGCCGAAGCCGAAGCCGACCCCCACCCCGACACCTCCCCCGCCCCCTCCCTCACCGCCACCCGTCCCGGCCGTCTACCAGTGGAGCGAGCTGGCGTACGACGTGAGCGGCGACGGCACCGGCCCCGAGATGCGGCTGGCCGGAAGCAGCTGGGTGTGGCAGCGCTCCGACCTGTCGGTCGACGACGTGTCGTACGCGCACGGCGTCACCGTCAACGGACGCTCCTCGGTCACCATCGACCTCAACCGCGAGTGCTCGTCCTACGACGCGCTGGCCGGCGTCGACGACCTGACGATGAAGCTGGGCAAGGTCCACTTCTCGGTGTACGCGGACGACGTGCGGCTGTGGAACTCGGGGATGGTCAAGGGCGGGGACCCCGCGGTACCGGTCCACGTGGACATCACGGGACGCGAGACGCTGCGGCTGGTGACCGAGCCGCACAGCCACTTCGACTCGTTGGCGCTCGCGGACTGGGCCCAGTCCCGCTTCACCTGCGCGTAG